The Trueperaceae bacterium DNA segment GACGGCCTACCGCTGCCGGCCTTCGGCCTGCCGGTCGAGGACCTGCCGTGTGACGACCCATCGGACGAGTGCGATTCGATTCCCGGACTGAGGATGCAGTGACAGTCAGTTGCCCGGTCGGGAGGTTCGGGAAGCCAACACTCAGCGGTCACAGAACACGCGGTATGCCGCATGCAGAATGTCAGCACACAGACGGGCGACTGGTTCGCCGGTCCGTCAGGGGATCGAATCGGGGGGCAACATGAATCGCATTGCGAGCGAACGGAGCCGGGCCAGCTGGTCCGGAAAGAAAGAGGAGTGCCGGCAGGAAGCGACGGCCCACCTGGGCCTACGGGCTTCTACATGACGGCGCTCTCCGAACGCATCTCGGCACTCGTGCCGGCGATCCCGATGTTGCCCCGCCACTGGAAGGTGTGGGCCGACCTGGGGATCATCATCCTCGCGACGCCCCTGGCGTTCGCGGTCCGCTACGACATGCGCGCGCCTGATCACGGCCTGCTGCCGGTACTGATCGCCACCATCTTCCTGCTGGCGCTCAAGGGCGCTCTCTATCTGCGCCTGGGGCTCCACTCGCGCTCATGGAGCAGGGTGACCTTCCGCGACCTGGGCGACCTGACGTTCATGCTCCTGGTCGTCGCCGTCGTGGGCACCCTGGTCCTGCTGGCGTTCGGCAACGCCCTGGGCATACCCCGCTCCATCGCGCTTCTCGACGCGCTGATTTCCCTCGCCCTCATGGCGGGGGCCCGCGCCGTCGCCCGCTATCTCTACGAGAGTCGCCGCAGCGAGGAGGTCGAGCCGGCGAACCGGAGACGCGTCCTGATCGTAGGCGCCGGTGAAGCGGGCTCGATGATCGCCCGCGAACTGCTGCGGCATCCGGAGACCGGTCTCAAGCCGGTCGCCTTCCTCGACGACGACCCGCAGAAGATCGGCCAGCGCTTCGCCTCGGTACCGGTCGTAGGCAGGATCTCCGATGCGGCCGAGGCGATCTCGGAGCACGGCGTGGACGAGGTGCTGATCTCCATGCCTTCCGAGAACGGCCACACGGTCCGGAGGGTTATCGAGACGCTCCAGGACGTCAAGCCGAACCTCACCTACAAGATCGTTCCGGGGATGTACGAACTGCTGAGCGGGCGTGTCGCCATCAAGCGGATGCGGGACGTCGAGATAGACGACCTGCTGGGCCGCCCGCCGGTCCGTCTCGACATCGGGGCGATCGAGAACTACCTGCGCGGCAAGCGGGTGCTCATCACCGGCGCCGGCGGCTCGATCGGCTCCGAGCTGGTGCGGCAGATCTGCCGTTTCGGTCCCGAGGAGCTGATCCTCTTCGGCCACGGCGAGAACAGCATCTATGCGCTCGAGCGGGAGCTCGAGCGGAATTGGCCGGACATCCGCTACCGGAGCGTCATAGGCGCCATCCAGAACGGCTCGCGCCTCGAGTACATCTTCTCGACCCACCAGCCGCACGTCGTCTTCCACGCCGCCGCTCACAAGCACGTGCCGCTGATGGAGCTCAATCCCGAGGAGGCGGTGTTCAACAACATCGTCGGCAGCCGCAACCTGGTCAACCTCGCGCTCAAGTACCACATCACCCACTTCGTCAACATCTCCACGGACAAGGCGGTGAACCCGACGTCGGTGATGGGCGCTTCCAAGCGGATGGTGGAGTTCCTGGTCCAGGACGCCGCATCGAAGGCGGCTCCCGACCAGACGTTCGTGTCGGTGCGCTTCGGCAACGTGCTGGGCAGCCGCGGCAGCGTGATCCCGGTCTTCAAGAGTCAGATAAATGCCGGCGGCCCGGTCACCGTTACCCACCCCGACATGGTCCGCTACTTCATGACCATCCCCGAGGCGGCGCAGCTGGTACTGCAGGCGGCGGGGCAGGGCGACAACGGGGAGATCTACATCCTCAACATGGGGCAGCCCGTGAAGATCCTCGACCTCGCACGCGACCTGATCAAGCTCTCGGGCTTCGAGCCGGAAGTCGACATCCCGATCGTCTTCACCGGCACCAGGCCGGGGGAGAAGCTGTACGAGGAACTCATGACCAGCGAGGAGAAGAGCCGGGCAACGCCACACGAGAAGATTTTCGTAGCGCGGGCCGAGCAGTTCTCTCCGATGGAGCTGCACCACACCGTCGACCAGCTGCAGGAGGCGGCGCTCAACTCGGATCACAGGCGCATCAGGGAGGGGTTGCAGAGCTTCATCCGCGGCTGCGCCTTCGCTCCGGCTCCCGAGGGGGCGGAAGGGGAGGCGCAGGCCGCCGCCAGCAGGCCTACGACTGCCTCGAACTGAGGTCGCTCTGGATCGGCTGTGACGGGTCGGGAGGCCGTGGCCGGGGCCGCTGGTAGAGTCTAGCCCAGGGAAGTAATCGACCGTCTGACCAAGGGGTTCCCGTCGTCGCCATCAGGCGGCGGGAACGATAGTGGGGGTCACTTGAGCATGCAACAAGAAATTACCGTCGATATCGGGGCCCTGTTCCGCTTCATCGCCCGGGGGCTGATCCTTGCCCTCCTGGTCGGTGGCGCTCTGGCGTTCGTGGCTCTGCAGTTGAGCCGCAGGCAGCCGCCCGTCTATGAGGCGGAGGCAACGGTCCTGGCGGCGCAGACGAACCCCGAGTTCAGACAGTTCGGACTCTCGTTGGTCACCGCTCCTCCTCTGGACGTAAGCGCCTACCGCGCCGCGGGCACCAGCGACCCGGTACTGGCCGAAGCGCTCCGCCGGATGGGCGCCGAGAACCCGACCGATACCGACATCAGGAGGCTCCGGGGACGGATCTCGGTTCAGGCCGAGGAGACGGTGAGTTCCAGCCTCATCTACGTGAGTGGTCAGGGCTCGACGCCCGGAGCGGCAGCCAACCGCGCCAACGCCGTGGCCAACGCGATGGTCAGCTGGGACCGGGCCCGGGCGAGCGAGGACATGGAGCAGCTCGTCCAGTCGCTCGAGCTGCAGATCGCCAACCTGAGCGAACAGATCCGCTCACTCCAGACCCTGAACGACCCGTCGGTCGCCGACCAGATCGCCGGGCGCATAAACCTGCGCGCCGAGCGGCAGGAGCAGCTCTCCTACGCCCGCGCCCTCAGCGCCTCGGCGACGCCGTTGCTGAGCGTGCTTCAGCCGGCCAACCCGCCTGGGGCGCCGATCTCCCCCCGGCCGATGCTCAACGCCGCGGTGGCGTTCATCCTGGGGGTTCTCGCGACCTATGGGTTGCTCCTCCTGAGGCGCGCCCTCGACACTCGGCTCACCGGTGTCGCCGACCTCGCGCACGCCGCCGGGCTCCCGGTCCTGGCGGAGTTCCCGCGGTTCCACCGTCTCGACAAGAACACGCTGCGGGAGGCCTCCAGCTACCTGCGCACCAACCTGCTCTTCTCGACGGCCGATACCCATCCGAAGATATTCCTGATAAGCAGCGCCCAGGGGGGTGAGGGGAAGACAGTGACGGCGACGAGCCTGGCTGAAGGATTCGTCCGGAATGGCTACCGCACCCTCCTCGTCGACGCCGACCTGCGGTCGCCATCGCTCGCCAAGATGTACCGGATAAGCGGCGGCAACCGCTCCTCGCTCGCCGACTGGCTGCAGGAGCCGTACGGTCAGCACCAGCCGGTCGAGGTATCGGTGAGCCCGAAGCAGCATCTCTCCGTGATCCCGGTGTTCCAGCCCGTCAACCAGCCTTCCGAGCTGCTGAGCATCGGCTTCCGCTCCTGCCTCGAGAAGTGGCGCCAGGAGTACGACGTCATCCTGATCGACTCGGCGCCCATACTGGCGGTGGCAGATTCGCTCACCATCGCACCCTTCTGCACCGGCACGATCCTCGTCACGCACCTGCAGAAGACCGACAGGAACCAGATACGCACCGCGGTAGACCTGGTGCGGCGCATCGGCGCCCGAGTGCTGGGGGTGGTGGCGACGCACGTGCAGAACGAATCGGGCCGGGGACCGGTCTACGGTTA contains these protein-coding regions:
- a CDS encoding nucleoside-diphosphate sugar epimerase/dehydratase, translated to MPAGSDGPPGPTGFYMTALSERISALVPAIPMLPRHWKVWADLGIIILATPLAFAVRYDMRAPDHGLLPVLIATIFLLALKGALYLRLGLHSRSWSRVTFRDLGDLTFMLLVVAVVGTLVLLAFGNALGIPRSIALLDALISLALMAGARAVARYLYESRRSEEVEPANRRRVLIVGAGEAGSMIARELLRHPETGLKPVAFLDDDPQKIGQRFASVPVVGRISDAAEAISEHGVDEVLISMPSENGHTVRRVIETLQDVKPNLTYKIVPGMYELLSGRVAIKRMRDVEIDDLLGRPPVRLDIGAIENYLRGKRVLITGAGGSIGSELVRQICRFGPEELILFGHGENSIYALERELERNWPDIRYRSVIGAIQNGSRLEYIFSTHQPHVVFHAAAHKHVPLMELNPEEAVFNNIVGSRNLVNLALKYHITHFVNISTDKAVNPTSVMGASKRMVEFLVQDAASKAAPDQTFVSVRFGNVLGSRGSVIPVFKSQINAGGPVTVTHPDMVRYFMTIPEAAQLVLQAAGQGDNGEIYILNMGQPVKILDLARDLIKLSGFEPEVDIPIVFTGTRPGEKLYEELMTSEEKSRATPHEKIFVARAEQFSPMELHHTVDQLQEAALNSDHRRIREGLQSFIRGCAFAPAPEGAEGEAQAAASRPTTASN
- a CDS encoding polysaccharide biosynthesis tyrosine autokinase, whose product is MQQEITVDIGALFRFIARGLILALLVGGALAFVALQLSRRQPPVYEAEATVLAAQTNPEFRQFGLSLVTAPPLDVSAYRAAGTSDPVLAEALRRMGAENPTDTDIRRLRGRISVQAEETVSSSLIYVSGQGSTPGAAANRANAVANAMVSWDRARASEDMEQLVQSLELQIANLSEQIRSLQTLNDPSVADQIAGRINLRAERQEQLSYARALSASATPLLSVLQPANPPGAPISPRPMLNAAVAFILGVLATYGLLLLRRALDTRLTGVADLAHAAGLPVLAEFPRFHRLDKNTLREASSYLRTNLLFSTADTHPKIFLISSAQGGEGKTVTATSLAEGFVRNGYRTLLVDADLRSPSLAKMYRISGGNRSSLADWLQEPYGQHQPVEVSVSPKQHLSVIPVFQPVNQPSELLSIGFRSCLEKWRQEYDVILIDSAPILAVADSLTIAPFCTGTILVTHLQKTDRNQIRTAVDLVRRIGARVLGVVATHVQNESGRGPVYGYGYSPPQEPGAPSDRSSGGGMRSSLPKAPKPTLRRDRPA